In a genomic window of Neoarius graeffei isolate fNeoGra1 chromosome 13, fNeoGra1.pri, whole genome shotgun sequence:
- the tasorb gene encoding protein TASOR isoform X3 has translation MACNLNEDRKYDRDGTKPSGLGLDGSESQEQLSPSTTTTSKQNGDQAGCEDEQMSEQDAGERRKSGLSDMKNCSTSPSALHRSAEEWSRKTFQIPRKIKERKGLLQQLVPESWEFEELFKLLSSSYLDASSRGAFTYTKACLIHNELLEKEYVEKKRELKQAGRTDTELTDSYAFLLPDAKKTRWICEKGLSVGHARINNLGNPIKGVYLSKYSDLLQMNPFEAGASGDIIIFKVMKGRIKSIFENMPKSNLEPTPKFDCHVHKNASKVSSLLSYRAFELTQQYFYEFAFEELRSRPRHVCPYAVVSFQYKGKESATVAHRLSSGVHEGHRGNLPPSGLFRICSIEIFLTLKKNLFLLKPLFYILGVLDMLTRIFCFAGWRRYTVWSGSLVNRGEELYHVCIRSPNLPFLPLKLPDKIDISMAMHLDQVKRKIPSTLLSWDAYSGTQEAMKCGMYCSLFDVMAKTKQGNCLSALLHKMEKEKMVLVKPLAERGFLFFLSSSHLHSSHEKRGRHDRGLQALFVFQESRITGRLMSKHAGLHVDTLVPLEPKDPITEHLETFAPALHHAFFKLRSNPPKDLASAVKTRVLDYLSLTDHGSGRPFSVPEYRSSVDERPGPYSPQRPKSMDSVLSVYVHAPANFQLAITCLQQDVEDSGPPMVDEYSPVSDWSGSGSTRTGLVQSNGSGAQKPQGEYDKEKMEKLLKLIQLHKRSLGKEDGGMQERSEDWEPAGHKRRPEGDLSAGVSKYLKTDVLSNGELGRVPQGETSMSLSAVMDSMVMCDTDLREHVSHPTSIQDTQTLLKFFITALKKVSQSTAASANAAHLMVPTQLQESLVPERTCEPGDPTAHYERSLRARHTEDEQVSLDYLEDQMACSIGSVDLCSPSSSFEQQVQLPAEASQNRLQWRTTSTVPVAECEAGTSGTSVKDSSVPTAVQTLDSILDQEFLSLCTGIQELMERQQIFYISQPTLPRHEATPSRLESTFSPYVSEYISPLPIQGYISTLCEKMNHMIGSSAGPLHPVAPSDAVQPAIAAPPPPPPPSVAPLPAALSAPPTVTPAAVLPSRQPASKVKPEESLHKAASKPQTLASTPTLTPTPTPPSLAPNQQPSPSRKSHPAKKTDAKVPNVADSPKCMPTLSTGLSLIPEVPPEPAQTGAPGNDVIGQLKPDVLCTLMEIMQMNTVRFYIQRGDEEENELCTEIKGYLENLGNIECNPLTYLENNCQQKFMVIIQNEDIASHVHKIPALVSLKKLTTVYFAGVDNLDDVKNRTYNELFMSGGLIVSDEFILNPDVITLEKLQAFLQFLEEQSMPWKWKVHCKTQKKLKELSRSNSEALDLLNLLTTYQKKHLVEFLPYHECDAPLRQAPDLDCLVKLQAQHTQLRHIIFLTDKSIDVPKFSSNGIITASLNDVMRDFESLISRTRDEDSTLPAVPAPAEPDACMDEEDMSLDSDEDATVQAEGKAAEKRATLPPQTVNEDVPPPVSEPHSSDPQSSCPVNYDVLKAAISQYKASKQAGINMTEGEDNLISFGVNPHQSYLYPSSAQWSPYSGSPGYPMSSAYSSPACSTSQGQEYSQVSNMSVTLANTVPLSQPAIQTNPNSSCVNPSANAAPAGLSQTSCSKGDIDGLSCPPPLPQAQTRSLAEDSQPFLPGSQNTQTKAMEPPALSSSSSALPCSLPSYPDAPVFPGPIPTPPAPPVYNWAAPTGPQNSYVPGVSTAPFGKNEGAPSGEGLCMGTGEGLTLNSKVDGSTSAGILPSSVQFQDGGTARSTMLGNVMPSNQASRTSLNSCTESYRGGMAPIRGMAGGCMPNNPRGLLPRPGLMMRPACRGGPHGPIPHGGNRMFGPRGPIPGLMDIRRGGFRGRGMPPMPMRSRPGRGSMWGGTHCNRGHGPPKDYYSDYTY, from the exons ATGGCCTGTAATCTGAACGAAGACAGAAAATACGACCGGGATGGCACCAAACCCAGCGGCTTAGGTCTGGACGGCAGCGAGAGCCAGGAACAATTGTCACCCTCGACCACGACTACATCCAAGCAAAATGGCGATCAAGCTGGATGCGAAGACGAGCAAATGTCTGAACAAGATGCTGGTGAGCGGCGGAAGAGCGGGCTGTCAGATATGAAGAACTGCAGCACTTCGCCGTCTGCGCTGCACAGATCAGCCGAGGAGTGGTCGCGGAAGACTTTCCAAATCCCGCGGAAGATTAAGGAGCGCAAAG GTCTGCTCCAGCAGTTAGTGCCAGAGTCATGGGAGTTTGAGGAGCTTTTCAAACTCCTCTCTTCCTCATACCTGGATGCTTCGTCTCGAGGAGCTTTCACCTACACTAAAGCATGTCTCATTCACAATGAGCTCCTGGAGAAAGAG TACGTAGAGAAGAAAAGGGAACTCAAGCAAGCTGGGCGGACAGACACTGAGCTTACCGACTCCTACGCTTTTCTGCTGCCTGATGCAAAAAAG ACTCGCTGGATCTGTGAAAAGGGCCTTTCAGTGGGGCATGCACGTATTAACAATTTGGGAAATCCCATTAAAG GAGTTTACCTTTCAAAATATTCAGATTTGTTGCAAATGAATCCGTTTGAAGCAGGTGCTTCTGGGGACATAATCATATTTAAAGTTATGAAG GGTAGAATAAAGAGCATATTTGAAAATATGCCCAAGAGTAATCTGGAACCTACACCTAAGTTTGATTGCCACGTCCACAAAAACGCCAGCAAAGTCAGTTCGTTATTGTCATATAGGGCCTTTGAGCTCACTCAG caatacttttatgagttTGCGTTTGAGGAGCTGAGGTCACGGCCCAGACACGTGTGTCCCTATGCTGTGGTGTCTTTTCAGTACAAAGGCAAGGAGTCAGCCACAGTTGCTCACAG ATTAAGCAGTGGCGTGCATGAAGGACATAGAGGTAATCTGCCTCCATCTGGACTGTTTAGGATTTGCAGTATTGAGATTTTTCTTACTTTGAAGAAAAACCTATTCTTATTAAAGCCCTTATTCTATATATTAGGTGTGTTAGACATGCTGACTCGAATCTTCTGTTTCGCAGGATGGCGCAGGTATACAGTGTGGAGCGGCTCGTTGGTGAACAGGGGAGAAGAGCTGTATCACGTGTGCATCCGGTCGCCCAATCTCCCCTTTTTGCCCCTCAAACT tCCTGACAAAATTGACATAAGTATGGCAATGCACCTTGATCAAGTGAAGAGGAAGATTCCCTCGACACTGCTTTCATGGGATGCATATAGTGGAACACAAGAGG CAATGAAATGTGGGATGTACTGCAGCCTGTTTGATGTCATGGCAAAGACCAAGCAGGGAAACTGCCTGTCTGCCCTGCTACACAAAATGGAGAAGGAAAAAATG GTTCTTGTGAAGCCACTGGCAGAAAGAGGCTTTCTTTTCTTCCTGTCATCATCTCACCTGCACAGTTCTCATG AGAAGCGAGGGAGACACGACAGAGGGTTACAGGCGCTTTTTGTTTTTCAAGAGTCACGAATCACAGGCAGGTTAA TGTCCAAGCACGCTGGCCTACATGTGGACACTCTGGTTCCATTAGAGCCCAAAGACCCGATCACTGAGCACCTAGAGACCTTTGCTCCTGCCCTGCATCATGCTTTCTTTAAACTGCGCTCCAATCCACCCAAAGATCTGGCTAGCGCAGTGAAAACCCgggttctggactatctgagtttGACGGATCATGGCTCAGGGCGGCCCTTCTCTGTGCCCGAGTACAGGTCAAGCGTGGACGAACGACCCGGGCCATACTCACCACAACGGCCCAAGAGCATGGACTCGGTGCTGAGTGTGTATGTCCATGCACCTGCAAACTTCCAACTGGCCATAACATGCCTGCAGCAGGACGTGGAGGACAGTGGTCCTCCTATGGTTGACGAATACAGTCCTGTATCTGACTGGAGTGGCTCGGGCAGCACCAGGACCGGACTGGTGCAATCTAATGGTAGTGGTGCTCAGAAGCCTCAAGGCGAGTATGACAAAGAAAAGATGGAGAAGCTGCTGAAACTGATTCAACTACACAAACGGTCACTGGGCAAGGAGGATGGAGGCATGCAGGAGCGCAGCGAGGACTGGGAGCCAGCCGGGCACAAGCGGAGGCCTGAGGGTGACCTCTCAGCTGGAGTCAGCAAATACCTAAAGACGGATGTCTTGAGTAACGGAGAGCTAGGAAGAG TTCCTCAGGGCGAAACGTCCATGTCCCTGTCGGCGGTGATGGACAGCATGGTGATGTGTGACACAGACCTACGTGAGCATGTTAGCCACCCCACATCTATCCAGGACACGCAGACTCTACTTAAGTTCTTTATCACTGCTCTGAAGAAAGTGTCTCAAAGCACTGCTGCTTCTGCCAATGCTGCACATCTTATGGTGCCCACGCAACTCCAGGAGAGCCTGGTACCTGAGCGGACATGCGAGCCAGGTGACCCCACGGCCCACTATGAGCGCAGCCTGCGAGCCAGACACACCGAGGATGAGCAGGTCTCACTGGATTACCTGGAG GATCAGATGGCATGCAGTATTGGCAGCGTGGACTTGTGCAGTCCATCCTCCAGCTTCGAGCAACAGGTGCAGCTCCCTGCCGAAGCTAGTCAAAACCGCCTCCAATGGAGAACAACCTCGACAG TCCCAGTTGCTGAGTGTGAGGCAGGGACATCAGGTACATCAGTGAAGGACAGCTCAGTACCTACAGCAGTACAAACGCTCGACTCCATCCTGGACCAGGAGTTTCTGTCTCTCTGCACGGGCATCCAGGAGCTGATGGAAAGGCAGCAAATATTTTACATTTCCCAGCCTACACTGCCCCGGCATGAGGCTACGCCCAGCAGATTGGAGTCCACCTTCTCTCCGTACGTCTCCGAATACATTTCACCTCTGCCGATACAGGGTTACATCAGCACGCTATGCGAAAAGATGAACCACATGATTGGCTCATCTGCTGGTCCTCTACACCCTGTTGCTCCCAGTGATGCAGTTCAACCTGCTattgctgctcctcctcctcctcctcctccatctgTTGCTCCTCTTCCTGCTGCACTTAGTGCACCTCCTACTGTTACTCCTGCTGCTGTCCTCCCCTCCAGACAGCCAGCTTCGAAGGTTAAACCAGAGGAGTCCTTACACAAGGCGGCCAGCAAGCCACAGACGCTTGCGTCAACCCCGACACTGACTCCTACCCCAACTCCACCTTCTCTTGCCCCCAACCAACAGCCCTCCCCTTCCAGAAAATCACACCCAGCGAAAAAGACAGATGCAAAGGTTCCAAATGTTGCAGACAGTCCCAAATGCATGCCCACACTAAGCACTGGTCTCTCATTGATACCCGAGGTGCCCCCTGAACCAGCCCAGACAGGTGCACCAGGAAATGACGTGATTGGCCAGCTCAAGCCAGATGTGCTGTGCACACTGATGGAGATCATGCAGATGAACACAGTTCGGTTTTACATTCAGCGAGGGGATGAAGAGGAAAATGAACTCTGCACTGAGATTAAG GGTTACTTAGAAAACCTCGGCAACATTGAGTGCAATCCTCTGACGTATCTGGAAAACAACTGTCAGCAGAAGTTTATGGTCATCATTCAGAATGAAGACATAGCTTCTCATGTTCACAAG attcCAGCTTTGGTGTCATTAAAGAAGTTGACAACAGTGTATTTTGCTGGTGTGGACAATCTAGATGATGTGAAAAATCGTACTTACAATGAGCTTTTTATGTCTGGAGGCTTAATCGTATCCGACGAATTCATCCTGAACCCAGACGTAATCACTTTAG AGAAGCTTCAGGCATTCCTGCAGTTCTTGGAGGAGCAGAGCATGCCATGGAAGTGGAAGGTACACTGTAAGACTCAGAAGAAGCTGAAGGAGCTCAGCAG GTCCAACAGTGAAGCTTTGGATCTGCTAAATCTGCTGACAACTTATCAAAAGAAGCATCTGGTGGAGTTCTTGCCATACCACGAGTGTGATGCTCCGTTACGACAAGCTCCAGATCTGGACTGTTTGGTGAAGTTACAGGCTCAGCACACACAACTGCGACACATCATCTTCCTCACAG ataaGTCCATTGATGTGCCCAAGTTTTCTAGTAATGGGATCATCACTGCTagcttgaatgacgtcatgagAGACTTTGAGAGCCTTATTAGCAGGACTCGTGATGAAGACTCCACCCTGCCCGCTGTCCCGGCTCCAG CAGAGCCAGATGCGTGCATGGACGAGGAGGACATGTCCCTAGACTCAGATGAGGATGCAACCGTGCAAGCAGAGGGCAAGGCAGCGGAGAAGCGGGCCACTCTACCTCCTCAAACCGTGAATGAGGACGTTCCGCCCCCTGTCTCTGAACCACACAGCTCAGACCCTCAGTCTTCTTGCCCTGTTAATTACGATGTTCTCAAGGCAGCCATCTCGCAGTATAAAGCTTCTAAGCAAGCTGGAATAAACATGACTGAGGGGGAAGACAACTTGATTAGTTTTGGTGTGAATCCCCACCAGAGCTACTTGTACCCCAGCTCGGCACAGTGGAGTCCCTATTCTGGTTCTCCTGGCTATCCCATGAGCTCTGCCTATTCTTCACCTGCATGCTCAACATCACAAGGCCAGGAATACAGCCAAGTGAGCAACATGAGTGTAACCCTGGCCAACACTGTCCCGCTGTCCCAACCTGCTATTCAGACGAACCCCAACTCTTCTTGTGTGAACCCTTCTGCTAACGCTGCTCCCGCAGGCCTGTCCCAAACCTCCTGCAGCAAAGGGGACATAGATGGGCTGTCTTGCCCTCCACCCTTGCCTCAGGCTCAAACTCGGTCTCTTGCTGAAGACAGTCAGCCGTTTTTGCCTGGCTCTCAGAATACACAGACTAAAGCCATGGAACCTCCCgccctctcctcctcctcttccgctTTACCTTGCAGTTTGCCCAGCTACCCAGATGCTCCTGTATTCCCTGGTCCCATACCCACACCCCCTGCTCCACCCGTGTATAACTGGGCAGCCCCAACAGGGCCGCAGAACAGCTATGTGCCAGGAGTGAGCACCGCACCTTTCGGGAAGAATGAAGGTGCACCTTCAGGTGAAGGATTATGCATGGGGACTGGTGAAGGTTTGACTCTTAATAGTAAAGTTGATGGAAGTACATCTGCAGGCATACTGCCTTCCTCAGTGCAGTTCCAGGATGGAGGGACTGCGAGGAGCACCATGTTGGGCAATGTAATGCCCAGCAACCAGGCCAGTAGGACCTCATTAAACTCTTGCACCGAGAGCTACAGAGGTGGCATGGCACCTATCCGTGGCATGGCTGGAGGATGCATGCCTAATAACCCCAGAGGGCTCCTACCCCGACCGGGACTTATGATGCGTCCCGCGTGCCGAGGAGGGCCTCACGGGCCAATCCCACACGGCGGGAACCGCATGTTTGGTCCCCGAGGGCCCATACCAGGGCTTATGGACATAAGGCGTGGAGGCTTCAGAGGGAGAGGAATGCCCCCCATGCCCATGAGATCCAGACCAGGCAGAGGGTCAATGTGGGGAGGAACGCACTGTAACCGGGGCCATGGTCCTCCAAAGGATTACTACTCAGACTACACATACTAA